A window from Candidatus Poribacteria bacterium encodes these proteins:
- a CDS encoding LysM peptidoglycan-binding domain-containing protein — MKMIRGTLKLVLILYICATLSGVYILSASARITPHDGDDDTMLITIEKGDTLWDLCQEHLKDPLQWRELSKYNDFTNPHLIYPGEQLRIPLAMAKNVVEIAEADLVKQQEELEKLKVELAESEATRDKLEAEISSLNKSMGKLKGQLKDLEDSLKSQKELMTAVTDSGNEIASGVKKALEATKTGILNDIAHLDEHLAEMDKMIKEHKMAAEATSALVESIQGDVKTLLTQVETNQKAIKEVKMILEDAKGVHEESSTSKRALVFLTTAAAGIGWFVMSTVGARSGE; from the coding sequence ATGAAAATGATAAGAGGCACTCTGAAGTTGGTACTGATTCTGTACATCTGCGCAACACTCAGCGGCGTTTATATCTTGTCCGCCTCGGCACGAATCACACCACATGATGGCGATGATGACACTATGCTCATCACTATTGAGAAAGGCGATACTCTCTGGGATCTCTGCCAAGAGCATCTCAAAGACCCGCTCCAGTGGCGCGAGTTGAGCAAGTACAACGACTTCACCAACCCACACCTCATCTATCCCGGCGAACAATTGCGTATTCCGCTCGCTATGGCGAAAAATGTCGTCGAAATCGCTGAAGCAGATTTGGTTAAACAGCAGGAAGAACTTGAAAAATTAAAGGTGGAATTAGCCGAATCCGAAGCGACGCGAGATAAACTTGAGGCAGAAATTAGCAGTCTCAATAAGAGTATGGGCAAACTCAAGGGGCAACTCAAAGACCTTGAAGATAGCCTGAAATCACAGAAAGAATTGATGACGGCTGTCACCGACTCCGGAAACGAAATCGCTTCTGGCGTCAAAAAAGCACTTGAAGCCACTAAAACCGGTATCCTTAACGATATCGCTCATCTTGACGAGCATCTCGCAGAGATGGATAAGATGATCAAAGAGCACAAAATGGCTGCGGAAGCCACAAGCGCACTCGTTGAGTCTATCCAAGGCGACGTGAAGACGCTTTTAACACAGGTTGAGACCAACCAGAAGGCGATCAAGGAAGTTAAGATGATACTTGAGGATGCCAAAGGCGTACACGAGGAATCTTCCACATCCAAACGCGCCTTGGTGTTCCTGACTACGGCCGCGGCTGGTATCGGTTGGTTCGTTATGAGTACCGTCGGTGCGCGCAGCGGTGAATAA